In Paludibaculum fermentans, the genomic stretch CCGGGCAGTCTCCCCCATGGCTTGGTCGTCCACCTTCGCCACGACGCGCTGGTCCTTCTCAACGATCCGGGCCACGACGTCCGAGACATCGCCGCGGAAGTCCACATCCACCACCTCGCTGGTCACGTCGTCGAAGATCAGCACCTGCGCCCACAGATTCTCATCCAGGGCGATCTTCGCCGTGGCCGCAACCTCAGCCAGGCTTCCGCCCGCGATCCAACGGGCACCCGCAAAGGCGGTGTAGGTTCTGTTGTTAGCTGGAATCACGGAGAAGTCTCGTTACTCCGAGCACTTCTACCCGGATGTAATAATATTACCCGGATACAATCACTAAGTCAAGGCAAACCCGGCTCGAAACAGGAATGCCCCAGCACGGCCCAAACGTCTCGCACGAGGTCTCCTACCCCAGCGGCCAGCGCGCCAGTGAGCAGCCGTCTACCGCGGCCGGGCGTTCATGATGTTGTGGAACCGTGTACAACTGATCTGGTGATCGGCCAGCAACACGCCATCCCGGATCAGGGCGAACACGGCGTACGGCGTCGGAGCATTCTGCGCATCCCGGTGCGATTTGATCTGGACGATAGTCGGCTTAATCCCGTAATCCTGCTCCGCCGTCTGCGCAATCTCATCGGCGAACTTCGCGATATGCGAGCACTGATTCGAGCGGATAATCGTCAGCCCCTGACCGTACTTCTTCAACCGGTCTTCCCAACCACTCTTGAAGCGCGGATTGGCGGCATCGGAATTCAGCTTCCGGATCAGCAACTGGTAGTCGGGCGGAGCCGTATCCACTACCTCGAAACCGTTTTTCAGAAACACTGCCGCCGACGCGAGCCAAGGCTCCTCCCGAGCCACCACCGCCACGCCGTGCATGCCGGCCGCCGCGGCATCTTCCACACAAGCCTGGATCATCCGGCTGCCGTAGCCCTGGTGCTGGTTGGCCTTGTAGTGCGTCCACAGGCAGTGGATGAACAGATATCCACGAGCCTCCACACCCCGCCAGGCATACTCTCCGGGCAAGTACTCGATATAGCCGCACTGACGCCCGTTGGCGCCCAGCATGACCTTCGCCCGAAGCCCCTTCTTGAGGTAAGTCTTGAGCCATTTGTTCTTGTCGCATCGTCCGGAATGCGATTCGTTCACGACGCCGCAACACGGCAGAGACTCGAAGTTTGCCGCATCCAAATCAACAAGGACAGGCGGTTGAGCCATGGCAAGTTTCCTCGTGGCGGCTCCAGTGTAGCACCGCCCCGCAAGAACTGCTCATACCTAAAGGGACAGATAATTCACGGCAATCCCCTATGGATTGCACGGCTTCATTCGCCGATAATCTTCACCAGGACCCGTTTCCGCCGCCGCCCGTCGAACTCCCCGTAGAAGATCTGCTCCCAGGGCCCGAAATCCAACCGGCCCTCCGTAATCGCCACCACCACTTCCCGCCCCATCACCTGCCGCTTCATGTGCGCATCGGCGTTGTCCTCGCCCGTCCGGTTGTGGTGATACCCCCGTACCGGCTCATGCGGAGCAATCTTCTCCAGCCACACCTCGTAGTCGTGATGCAGCCCACTCTCGTCATCATTGATGAACACGCTCGCCGTGATGTGCATGGCGTTCACCAGGCACAGCCCTTCGCGAATCCCGCTGTCGCCCAGGCAGCGCTCAATCTCTGGGGTAATATTCACAAACCCGCGGCGAGCGGGGACCTCGAACCACAGTTCCTTGCGGTAGCTTTTCATCCTGCCGCTATTCTAATCGCCCGGCCGCCTCGCCCACGAGCCTCTTTCGCTTCTGCGCGCGCCACAACCACGGCGGCTCCGGATCCGCGTCCGCCCACAAACCCAACCCCGACTCGCGCGCCCGCTCTTCCAGATCAGCCAGCACCGCATCCCGCGGCGCATACCGCCGGTACCACCATGCCAATCCTTCCGCCACCAACACCCGGTTCAGGTTCCGGCCATCCGGCAGGATCACCTGCCCGACAACCCGCCCGTACCGGTCCCGCCCTGACGCCACATTGCTCTCACGCACCACGACCACGCTCCCAAACACCAGCACCGACACCCGCTCCCGGGCCTTGCCCCCGAACGCCTGTCCCAACTCCGGACAGTCCACTCCGTCCAGACGCACCCGTACCGGCCGTCCCACTCGTAAGATCGTGATCGTGTCGCCGTCCTGGATCCCGACTACTTTCCCGGTCCAGGTCTCTCCGTTCGCCAGGGCAATGACAGCCAGCAGAACAGGGGCGAGCCTGCGCAGCACGCCCCCATTCTATCCCGAGCAGTCTGTGGCGGAAGTCCAGCTGGCCGGCAACCCCCAGCCGCGCCGTCACTTCGTATAACTGAAGATCAATACAGACGTGAACGCCACCGGCTGGCCTTCTTTCGTGAAGGGCGTGAACTTCCACTGCTTCGCAGCCGCCACACTCGCGGTTGTGAACATTGCATTGCCCTTCAACACCTTCGCCTCCGTCACGTCGCCCTGCGGACTCACAACAATCGCCACCTCCTGCTGACCCTGGATGTTCAACTGCCGCGCCGCAATTGGGTACTCCGGCGTCACCCTCTTCGCCGCTCTCGACAAGGCGTTCGCGGTCGTCAGGCTCGTTCCATCCTGCGCCGGACACGCCGGCCCCAACATCACAAACAATGCAATGACCGATAGCATTACCCGCATATTTTGTTGTCTCCTGTTCCAAGACGATCCATCGCTCGCACGATTCATCCGCGCGGGCTGACCATGCCGCACTCATCGGTTCGAGGGCAGCCGCCTTGAAAGGAAATATTTGGGAGTCTATCGGGCCCGCAGAACCCGGATCCACTCGTCGTACAACCGCGCCGCCGCCTCGCCCCCCAGCGGCGTCGCATACTCCGGCAGACTGAACACCACCGGAGCATTCTTCGAATACCGCCCCGCCAGCTCCACCTGCCGCCTGATCCGCTCGAGGCCCGCCGGCCGTGCCTGAAACCCCTGCGCACCCGGCACTGCCTCGAAACTCTCGACGACTACCGTCAACCGCCGGCCCAGGCTCCGCTCCAGCGCCTGCAAATACCCCGGCCAGTTCTCCAACGTCAGCTTCCCTGCCCCGATCCCGTCCTGAAACAACACCCGGTCCAGTCCGCCGCCCGGCACCTGCCGCCAGAACCGCCCCAACTCCGCCGGAGCCATCCGCCCATTCGAAAATCCGCTCATCGCCAGGGGCCGCAACCGCCGCCGCAGCCCTTTCACATGCTCGTGCAACCCGGCCGCCGCAGCCCCCTGCCAGTGCACATCATCGATCTCCTCCGGCAGATACCACCCGCGGAACGCCCGCTGCCGCCGCACGACACTCTTCAACTCAGCCGCGAGAGCCAGGTGCGCCTCCGCCGTCCTCCGCAGCAGCGCCTCACCAGCCCCCTCCTCCAACGCCCGCCACCACGCCGGCTCATACGCCAACCCGACCCACACCCCCATCCCCGCCCGGTCCGCCAACTCCAAAACCCGCCGCGTCACGCCCGAGTAATCGATCCCGTCATACCGCGTCCACTGGATCACCACCTCGCGCACCCGCAGCTCCGCCAGATACCCGAACAGCGCCTGCCACCGGGCTCCATCCCAATCTTTATGGAAGTTCCAGAACTGAAGAAACGTCCCGCCCACCAGCGGAGCACCCTGCCCGGCTGCCCATCCGGCCGCCAGCGCCAGCATCGCCCGGCGGCTTTTGTTCGCCAAAGTCACGCCTGCAGAATATCAGCAGAAATTTTTCCTCGCCGGGAACCACATCGCCAGACCGGTGTCCATATTGACAGCCGCGCGGAGCGGTGCTAGTTTTCTAGCAGGCTGGCAGAAAACCCGCATATGAACGCAACCCGTAAAACACCTCTCAATCTCAGCCGCCGCGAGCGGCAGATCATGGAGCTTCTCTACCGCCTCGGACGCGCCACCGCCTCCGACATCCACCAGGCCATGCCGGACCGCCCCAGCTACTCCGCCGTCCGCGCGCACCTCCGCACCCTCGAGGACAAAGGCCACGTGCGCCACGAAGCCGAGGACCTGCGCTACGTCTACTCCCCCACCACCCAGCCCGCCCAGGCCCGCAAAACGGCCCTGCGCCACATGGTGGATACCTTCTTCGGCGGATCCCCGGCCCGCGCCGCCGCGGCTCTCCTCGACAACCGCTCCGCGCGCCTCACCGACGCCGAACTGGACGAACTCTCATCCCTCATCGACAAGGCAAGAAAGGATGGACGCTGACATGACACCCACGGCCGCCACCATGCTGCTGTTCGCGCTGAAGGCCTCACTGCTCATCGGACTCGCCGCCCTGGCCGCCCTCGCCCTGGCCCGAGCCTCGGCCGCCGCCCGCCACCTCGCCTGGCTCGCCGGCTTCAGCACAGCCCTCACCTTGCCGGTCGCCTCCACCCTCTTCGCCCTGCTGCCGGTCGCCTGGTCGCCTCATCTCGCGCCGGCCATCGCACCCGTAGCCGCCACCGCCCGCACCGTCCTCACCATCACCGCCGAGGCCCCCGGTTGGGCCGCCGCCGGACGCATCGTCCTCTGGATCTGGGCCGCCGTCGCCGCCCTGCTCATCCTCCGCATCGCCTTCGCCCAGTACCGCGCCGGCCGCCTCGCCCGCCAATCCAAACCCTGGCGCGGCTTCGAGAATCAGCCCGTCCGCATCTGCCCGCTCATCGACGTCCCCGCCGTCTGCGGACTCGCCCACCCCGTCATTCTTCTGCCCGATTCAGCCGCCACCTGGCCGGCCGACCGTCTCGAACTTGTCCTCCGGCACGAAGCCATGCACGCCCAGCGCCGCGACACGCTCTCTCAACTTGTCTCCAACCTGGTCTGCGCGCTCTACTGGCCTCTCCCCTGGGTCTGGTTCGCCGCCGGGCGCCTGCGGGTAGAGGCTGAACTGGCCTGCGACGACGCCGTCCTCCGCTCTGGTGAACGCGCGTCCGACTACGCCGGCCACCTGATCGATATTGTCCGTGGCCTCTCCGGCCGCGAACGCGTCCCACAAGGAGGGATCCCCATGGCCCGAATCTCTGACCTCGAGCGCCGCCTTCGCGCGATGCTCAACCCCGAAATGAACCGCCGCCCGGCAGGCCGCCGCATGGTCCTCACCGCCGCCGTGGCCGCACTCTCCATCCTCGCCCCACTCGCCGCACTCCGCCTGCCGGCCTCGGCCGCCGCCCCCGGAGGCATCACCGGAGTCGTCCGCGACGTCAGCGGAGCCGCCGTCCCCCACGCCCGCGTCACCCTCACCTTCCCAGGCTCCGACCGCAAAGAAGTCGCCACCTCCGACCCCGCCGGCCGCTTCACCTTCGAGCCCCTGCCCGACGGCAACTACGCCGTCCGCGCCGCCGCCCCAGGCTTCGCCCTCTCCGCGATCAAACAGCTCTCCCTGTCTGGAGGCGCTGGAACCGACGTCGAGATCCTGCTCCAGCCCGGCCAAGTCAGTGAATCCCTCACTGTCACCGGAGAAGGCACACCCAAAGCTGCACCCGCGCCATCCGGCCCGCCCACCCGCATTCGCGTCGGTGGCAACGTGCAGGCCACGAAGATTGTGAATATGGTGCGGCCCGTCTACCCGCCCGAGTGCAAAGCCGCCGGCGTGGAAGGCACAGTCCTGATGCGCGCGGTCATCTCCCGCGAGGGCGACATCCTCTCCCTGCAGCGCATCAACCAGATGGTGGACGACCGGCTCGCGCAAGCCGCCACCGAAGCGGTCTCCAAGTGGAAGTATCAGTCGACGCTACTCAACGGCCAACCCATCGAAGTGATCACGGAAATCGAAGTGAACTTCGTCCTCAGCCACTAGTCCCCATGGGGACGTTCCAGCGGCCCCAAAACGCCGCATGGGGACGTTCCTGTCTGGCCCAAGACACTGCAAATCCGGGAGTCTCAACGCCCCCCGCACGTGGCCAGACCGGAACGTCCCCCAAAACCGAAAGCCCCCACCAACCCCGTCTACGGCCGTGTCGCCAACGCCTCCGCAATCACTGCCTTCGCCTCCGCCAGTTCCGCCCCGGTCAACTCCAACCGAGGACCCCGCACCCGCGCATTCCCCATCCCCACCATCTCCTGCGCCAGCTTGATCAACTGCACAAACTTCGGCACCGTATCCATCCGCAGCAGCGGCAGGAACCACTTGTATATCTCGAACGCCCGCACCTTGTCCCCGCGAATCGAGGCATCGAACAACGCCACCGACTCCGCCGGAAACGCATTCACCAAGCCCGCAATCCACCCCGAAGCCCCAGCCATCGCAGCCTCGAAAATCAGGTCATCGACGCCCACCAGGATCTTCAACCGGCTGCCCGCCAACGCCCGCAGCGCGGCCACCCGCCGCACATCCGCGCTCGATTCCTTAATCGCCACCAAAGTCGGATACTCGGCTAGCAACTCCATCACCTGCTCCGGCACGAAATCCGTCTTGTACGCCACCGGATTGTTGTACAGCATGCACGGCAGCGGAGTCGCCTGGAACACGGCCGCCACATGCGCCTTCATCTCGCGCCAGTCACCGCAGTACACATACGGCGGCAGCACCATCAAGCCGCTGCAGCCCGCATCGGCCGCCATTTTGGCGATCCGCACCGCCTCATCCGTGCTCAGCGCCGACACCCCGGCCACCACCGGAGAATTCGGCCCAATCGCCTTCACGGCCGTCTTCAGCACGGCCTCTTTCTCTTCAAATGTCAGCGTCGCGCCCTCGCCCAACGACCCCAGCGCCACCACGCCGGAGCACCCGTTCTCGATCTGCCACTGGCAGTGCCGCGCGAAAAACTCGTGATCCACGCTCATGTCTTCCAGAAATGGCGTGGTAATGGCCGGAATAACTCCGTTCCAGTTCATGATTGCCTCGTTTCTATCAAGCTCTCGACCTTCACCGGGAACACCGGCGGGCGCATCGAATCCGCGCCCCAGCCAAACAAAAATCGTGTCGCTCCACCGCACACGCGCCCCTGGCACGGACCCATGCCGCAGCGCGTCTGCAGCTTCGCCTCGCGCCAGCTTTTCATGCCCGCCAGCGCGCCGCGCGTCACATCCTCACAGCGGCACACCAGCGTCTCCGCCTGCGCCAGCTTCCGCAGTTCGGCCCGCGGTTCAAACGCCCGCGCCAACCCGTCCGCAAATGCATGCGTCCGCGCCCGTTCCGCAAACAACTGTTGCGCCAGCCCCTGCAAACCCGCCGCCGCCAGCCCGGCGATCTCGCCTTCCACCCGCGACTTTTCCACCCCGCCGATTCCGGTCACCTCGCCCGCCGCGTAGACACTATCGACGCTCGTCTCCTGCCACTCATCGACGACCACCGCGCCCTGCGTCAAATGGCACCCCAGCAGCGCCGCCAGCTCCGTATTCGGTGTCAGCCCATAGCCCACCGCTAGAGCGTCGCAGTCCTGTTCGACCACCCGCCCGCCGCAGCGCATTCTGACCCGCTCAACACTACCGCGCCCCGTAACCGACTCCACCCAACTCCCCGTATAGAACGGCACGCCCAGCAGCGACATCATCAGGCCCGCGCCCTGCGCTAGCTTGCCAGGCTCCAGCAGCAGTCGCGCGCCGAAGCCAGCCATGCGCGTCCTGTCCGCCTGTTCGACCACGGCCGACACCGCCGCCCCGCGCTTCCGCAGCAGCGACGCCACCGCCAGCAGCAGCGGACCCGAGCCCGCCACCACCACCCTCTTCCCCGCCACATCCAAGCCCGACTTCACCAGCGCCTGCATCCCGCCCAGCCCGAACACGCCAGGCAGCGTCCAACCCGGGAACGGCACAAACAACTCCCGAGCTCCCGTGGCCAGCACATAGCTCCGGGCCTCCGGCAATGTATCCGTGGCCACACAGCCCGTCCGCAGCTCCGCACCGGACTCCGCAAACCGCTCCAGCCAGGGCTGCGCCGCATCGTTCCGCCAGATCTGCCCGCCCGCCGACGGGTTGTCGTCCAGCACCAGGACCCGCGCACCCGACTCCGCCGCCCGGCACGCCGCCGCAATGCCCGCCGGACCCGCGCCCACCACCACCACTTCCCAGCGCCTCATGAGGTCTTCACCTGCATTCCATCCGCGCACAGCGTCTGGCAGCTCCGGCAATGCTCCACGCCGTCAATCGTCACCCGGCACTCAAAGCAAATGCCCATCCCACACAGCGGAGCCCGCTCCTCGCCCGTCACCGAATGCCGGAACGCCGTGACACCCGCATTCCACAGCGCCGCCGCGACCGTCGTACCCGCGTCCACCTGCACCGGCCGCCCGTCCACCATCACTGTCAGCCGTTTACTCATGCATGCACCGCCCGGGCAGATACGGCTCCACCGGAATCGGAGGCGTGCGCTTCAGAATCTGGTCCGCCAGCAGCCGCCCCGTCCCCAGCGAAGTCGTGATGCCCAAGCCTTCGTGGCCCGTCGCCAGCCACTCCCGCTGCGTGCCCGGCACCGGACCAATGAGCGGCAGCTTGTCCGGAGTCGCCGCCCGGAAACCCGTCCACGTCCGGATCGCGGTCAAACCCGTGATCTCCGGCATATACTCCGCCGCACGGCTCAACATGCGGCTGAGAATCGGCCGGTCCACCCCGCTGTGCTCCACGCCATACTGCCGCGACGACCCGATCAGCACCTGGCCCGTCTTCCGGGGCTGCGCGTTGAACGCCACCGAGTCCCCACTCAAGGAGTGCGCACTCTTCAGGTACCCCAACTCGATCAACTGATGCCGCACAAACCCGGGATACCGGTCCGTAATCACCAGATGCCCCTTCCGCGGAGCCACCGGGATTCCCGGAGTCAGCCGCACCGCCTTCGCGCCCGCTGCATTCACCACGACCCCGGCGTCGACCACCTCACCATCCGACAGCGTCACCCCACCGTCGCGCAAGGTAATCACGCCTACACCGGAGACCAATGTCGCGCCGCACGCGCGCAGCAGCCAGCTCGCCGCCACCGGAGGATACACCACGGAATCGCCCGGCACCAGCAACCCGCCCGCCATGCCCTTCCGCAGGTGCGGCTCTGCTTCTTCCAACTGCCGCCGGTCCAGCACCTCCACCGGCACGCCGCGCTCTTCATAGAACGCCTGCTTGCGCCGTACCTCGGCCATCTCTTCCTCGTCCGCCGCCACCCACAAGGTGCCGCAGGGCAGGTGTTCGACGCCCGCCGGCATCGCGCCCACCCGCTCCTTCCACATCCGAGCCGAGAGGGAAGTGAGTTGGAACTGAGCCTCGGAATCGTCCATGACGACGACATGCCCCATGCCCGCCGCGGTCGCGCCGCCGCCGATCACCGACTCCTCAATCACCATCACCGACAAGCCGCCGGCCGCGCACTCATAGGCGCACGCCGCCCCCACGATCCCTCCGCCCACAATCACGACATCGGCGGAGCGCCTGCTCATCCCCGGATCCCCCAACAAAACGGATCATCCTCGTTTAAAACAAGCCGCGCCTCCGCGTTCACAAAGGCGCTGCCGCGAATACTCGGATAAACCTGCCCGTCCGCCGCCCGCACGGTGCCTTCAAACACGGAGCCCACGATGCTCTCCTGCCGCCAAACCTGCCCCTCGGCGAGCTTCCCGTCGGCATGCAGACAAGCCAGCTTCGCGCTGGTGCCGGTCCCGCAGGGCGACCGGTCATACGCCTTCCCGGGACACAGCACGAAGTTCCGGCTATCGGCCACCTGGGAAGAGCCAAACACTTCGATGTGGTCGATCTCCTGACCATTCGCACCGGTAATCCCGCGAGCCGTCAGGGACTGCCGCACCTTCCACGTGAATTCGGTAAGCGCCTCGAGATTCCGGAACTCGACCCCCACCGGAGACGAGCCAATCAGGTAAAACCAGTTCCCGCCCCAGGCGATATCGCCCACAACGGTCCCATAGCCCTTCACATCCACCGGCACGTCTTTCGCTAACCGGTAGCTGGCGACATTCGACACCGTGACGTCCCCCGACTCATGCAGCTCCGCGCTCACTTCCCCCACCGGAGTCTCGATCCGCACGGTCCCGGGAACAATCCGTTCGAGATAGGCGAGCGTGGCGACGAGCCCGATGGTCCCGTGGCCGCACATCCCCAGGTATCCGA encodes the following:
- a CDS encoding GNAT family N-acetyltransferase produces the protein MAQPPVLVDLDAANFESLPCCGVVNESHSGRCDKNKWLKTYLKKGLRAKVMLGANGRQCGYIEYLPGEYAWRGVEARGYLFIHCLWTHYKANQHQGYGSRMIQACVEDAAAAGMHGVAVVAREEPWLASAAVFLKNGFEVVDTAPPDYQLLIRKLNSDAANPRFKSGWEDRLKKYGQGLTIIRSNQCSHIAKFADEIAQTAEQDYGIKPTIVQIKSHRDAQNAPTPYAVFALIRDGVLLADHQISCTRFHNIMNARPR
- a CDS encoding secondary thiamine-phosphate synthase enzyme YjbQ, producing MKSYRKELWFEVPARRGFVNITPEIERCLGDSGIREGLCLVNAMHITASVFINDDESGLHHDYEVWLEKIAPHEPVRGYHHNRTGEDNADAHMKRQVMGREVVVAITEGRLDFGPWEQIFYGEFDGRRRKRVLVKIIGE
- a CDS encoding thermonuclease family protein; this translates as MLRRLAPVLLAVIALANGETWTGKVVGIQDGDTITILRVGRPVRVRLDGVDCPELGQAFGGKARERVSVLVFGSVVVVRESNVASGRDRYGRVVGQVILPDGRNLNRVLVAEGLAWWYRRYAPRDAVLADLEERARESGLGLWADADPEPPWLWRAQKRKRLVGEAAGRLE
- a CDS encoding energy transducer TonB, producing MRVMLSVIALFVMLGPACPAQDGTSLTTANALSRAAKRVTPEYPIAARQLNIQGQQEVAIVVSPQGDVTEAKVLKGNAMFTTASVAAAKQWKFTPFTKEGQPVAFTSVLIFSYTK
- a CDS encoding DUF4434 domain-containing protein, whose protein sequence is MANKSRRAMLALAAGWAAGQGAPLVGGTFLQFWNFHKDWDGARWQALFGYLAELRVREVVIQWTRYDGIDYSGVTRRVLELADRAGMGVWVGLAYEPAWWRALEEGAGEALLRRTAEAHLALAAELKSVVRRQRAFRGWYLPEEIDDVHWQGAAAAGLHEHVKGLRRRLRPLAMSGFSNGRMAPAELGRFWRQVPGGGLDRVLFQDGIGAGKLTLENWPGYLQALERSLGRRLTVVVESFEAVPGAQGFQARPAGLERIRRQVELAGRYSKNAPVVFSLPEYATPLGGEAAARLYDEWIRVLRAR
- a CDS encoding BlaI/MecI/CopY family transcriptional regulator, whose protein sequence is MNATRKTPLNLSRRERQIMELLYRLGRATASDIHQAMPDRPSYSAVRAHLRTLEDKGHVRHEAEDLRYVYSPTTQPAQARKTALRHMVDTFFGGSPARAAAALLDNRSARLTDAELDELSSLIDKARKDGR
- a CDS encoding M56 family metallopeptidase, which gives rise to MTPTAATMLLFALKASLLIGLAALAALALARASAAARHLAWLAGFSTALTLPVASTLFALLPVAWSPHLAPAIAPVAATARTVLTITAEAPGWAAAGRIVLWIWAAVAALLILRIAFAQYRAGRLARQSKPWRGFENQPVRICPLIDVPAVCGLAHPVILLPDSAATWPADRLELVLRHEAMHAQRRDTLSQLVSNLVCALYWPLPWVWFAAGRLRVEAELACDDAVLRSGERASDYAGHLIDIVRGLSGRERVPQGGIPMARISDLERRLRAMLNPEMNRRPAGRRMVLTAAVAALSILAPLAALRLPASAAAPGGITGVVRDVSGAAVPHARVTLTFPGSDRKEVATSDPAGRFTFEPLPDGNYAVRAAAPGFALSAIKQLSLSGGAGTDVEILLQPGQVSESLTVTGEGTPKAAPAPSGPPTRIRVGGNVQATKIVNMVRPVYPPECKAAGVEGTVLMRAVISREGDILSLQRINQMVDDRLAQAATEAVSKWKYQSTLLNGQPIEVITEIEVNFVLSH
- a CDS encoding dihydrodipicolinate synthase family protein, whose amino-acid sequence is MNWNGVIPAITTPFLEDMSVDHEFFARHCQWQIENGCSGVVALGSLGEGATLTFEEKEAVLKTAVKAIGPNSPVVAGVSALSTDEAVRIAKMAADAGCSGLMVLPPYVYCGDWREMKAHVAAVFQATPLPCMLYNNPVAYKTDFVPEQVMELLAEYPTLVAIKESSADVRRVAALRALAGSRLKILVGVDDLIFEAAMAGASGWIAGLVNAFPAESVALFDASIRGDKVRAFEIYKWFLPLLRMDTVPKFVQLIKLAQEMVGMGNARVRGPRLELTGAELAEAKAVIAEALATRP
- a CDS encoding NAD(P)/FAD-dependent oxidoreductase, with amino-acid sequence MRRWEVVVVGAGPAGIAAACRAAESGARVLVLDDNPSAGGQIWRNDAAQPWLERFAESGAELRTGCVATDTLPEARSYVLATGARELFVPFPGWTLPGVFGLGGMQALVKSGLDVAGKRVVVAGSGPLLLAVASLLRKRGAAVSAVVEQADRTRMAGFGARLLLEPGKLAQGAGLMMSLLGVPFYTGSWVESVTGRGSVERVRMRCGGRVVEQDCDALAVGYGLTPNTELAALLGCHLTQGAVVVDEWQETSVDSVYAAGEVTGIGGVEKSRVEGEIAGLAAAGLQGLAQQLFAERARTHAFADGLARAFEPRAELRKLAQAETLVCRCEDVTRGALAGMKSWREAKLQTRCGMGPCQGRVCGGATRFLFGWGADSMRPPVFPVKVESLIETRQS
- a CDS encoding (2Fe-2S)-binding protein — translated: MSKRLTVMVDGRPVQVDAGTTVAAALWNAGVTAFRHSVTGEERAPLCGMGICFECRVTIDGVEHCRSCQTLCADGMQVKTS
- a CDS encoding NAD(P)/FAD-dependent oxidoreductase → MSRRSADVVIVGGGIVGAACAYECAAGGLSVMVIEESVIGGGATAAGMGHVVVMDDSEAQFQLTSLSARMWKERVGAMPAGVEHLPCGTLWVAADEEEMAEVRRKQAFYEERGVPVEVLDRRQLEEAEPHLRKGMAGGLLVPGDSVVYPPVAASWLLRACGATLVSGVGVITLRDGGVTLSDGEVVDAGVVVNAAGAKAVRLTPGIPVAPRKGHLVITDRYPGFVRHQLIELGYLKSAHSLSGDSVAFNAQPRKTGQVLIGSSRQYGVEHSGVDRPILSRMLSRAAEYMPEITGLTAIRTWTGFRAATPDKLPLIGPVPGTQREWLATGHEGLGITTSLGTGRLLADQILKRTPPIPVEPYLPGRCMHE
- a CDS encoding 4-hydroxyproline epimerase; protein product: MKIRREVHVVDSHTGGEPTRVVIGGGPDLGTGSMAERLAVFRTDHDAFRSAVVNEPRGSDAVVGALLCDPVDRECAAGVIFFNNVGYLGMCGHGTIGLVATLAYLERIVPGTVRIETPVGEVSAELHESGDVTVSNVASYRLAKDVPVDVKGYGTVVGDIAWGGNWFYLIGSSPVGVEFRNLEALTEFTWKVRQSLTARGITGANGQEIDHIEVFGSSQVADSRNFVLCPGKAYDRSPCGTGTSAKLACLHADGKLAEGQVWRQESIVGSVFEGTVRAADGQVYPSIRGSAFVNAEARLVLNEDDPFCWGIRG